In Amaranthus tricolor cultivar Red isolate AtriRed21 chromosome 3, ASM2621246v1, whole genome shotgun sequence, a single window of DNA contains:
- the LOC130807705 gene encoding uncharacterized protein LOC130807705 produces the protein MNSNWKEEQQHIDSSSSSDDEDGDERWKAAIEAAATSYLGITLPNQTTTPASDDDDDDSKKRQQPMKHYQIKAQKTLDEIMEKSLVIMRSSDLTDTVNDHPDTSEGGVRLFKKAPVGIVFDYKDELKGPKKRPKILPGEEINEKSKKFKRRLESVVVEGTDIIATAKDACEKSLSKLAAKEAAAREAAKREEERVAQLKKIRGERWLPSIAREMQVKSQIR, from the exons ATGAACTCGAACTGGAAGGAAGAGCAGCAACACATAGACAGCAGCAGCAGtagtgatgatgaagatggTGATGAACGTTGGAAAGCCGCCATCGAAGCAGCTGCAACATCCTATTTGGGAATTACCCTGCCAAACCAAACCACCACTCCTGCGTCTGATGACGACGATGATGACTCCAAGAAGCGTCAACAGCCCATGAAGCACTATCAAATCAAG GCACAAAAGACCTTAGATGAAATAATGGAAAAATCGTTAGTTATAATGAGAAGTTCAGATCTCACTGACACCGTTAATGATCATCCCGACACAAGTGAAGGTGGGGTTCGATTGTTCAAGAAAGCTCCTGTTGGCATAGTGTTTGATTATAAAG ATGAATTGAAGGGACCAAAAAAGAGACCAAAAATTCTTCCTGGTGAagaaatcaatgaaaaatcGAAGAAG TTCAAAAGAAGATTGGAGTCTGTTGTGGTTGAGGGTACGGATATCATTGCAACTGCAAAAGATGCATGTGAAAAATCTTTATCAAAATTGGCCGCAAAAGAAGCAGCTGCAAGAGAAGCTGCTAAGAGAGAGGAAGAAAGGGTTGCTCAGCTTAAGAAAATCCGTGGTGAGAGATGGCTGCCATCGATTGCAAGAGAAATGCAGGTGAAATCTCAAATCCGTTAG
- the LOC130807704 gene encoding adenylyl-sulfate kinase 3-like, translating to MAVALKLLPSIANQLPDGILSPNLGFMSSSAIQFGWDLRHLIPCNSHKFRGSTLKLVKAVRKVDETSSLKHINGQADRDFTCGCSDANGNGTVRRKMSTIEKSTNILWHECSVKKHDRQQLLQQRGCVIWITGLSGSGKSTLACALSHSLHSRGNLTYVLDGDNVRHGLNKNLGFGAEDRTENIRRVGEVAKLFANAGVICIASLISPYRKDRDACRSLLPEGDFIEVFLDVPLQLCEARDPKGLYKKARAGKIEGFTGIDDPYEPPLNCEIVLQPKPETCTSPCEMSEIIVSYLEDHGYLQA from the exons ATGGCGGTGGCTCTAAAGCTGCTACCTTCAATCGCAAATCAACTGCCAGACGGCATTTTATCGCcaaatttagggtttatgagTTCATCAGCGATTCAATTTGGTTGGGATTTGCGTCATCTCATTCCTTGTAATAGTCATAAATTCAGGGGGAGTACGTTAAAACTGGTTAAGGCGGTGCGAAAGGTGGACGAAACGTCGTCTTTAAAGCACATTAATGGTCAAGCAGATCGTGATTTTACTTGCGGTTGTTCTGACGCAAATGGGAATG GCACGGTTCGAAGGAAGATGTCAACAATTGAGAAATCTACCAACATATTATGGCATGAATGCTCTGTGAAAAAACATGACAGGCAACAGTTATTGCAACAAAGAGGCTGTGTCATCTGGATTACTGGTCTCAGCGGCTCAG GGAAGAGCACTTTAGCTTGTGCGTTGAGTCATAGCTTGCACTCAAGAGGAAATTTAACTTATGTCCTAGATGGTGATAATGTTAGGCATGGTTTGAACAAGAATCTTGGTTTTGGAGCAGAAGATCGCacagaaaatattagaagaGTCG GTGAGGTAGCCAAGCTCTTTGCAAATGCTGGTGTCATCTGCATTGCTAGTCTGATATCTCCTTACAGGAAAGACAGGGATGCCTGTCGTTCACTGTTGCCGGAGGGAGACTTTATTGAG GTTTTCTTGGATGTTCCACTTCAACTTTGTGAAGCTCGGGACCCCAAGGGTTTGTACAAAAAAGCACGAGCTGGTAAAATTGAAG GTTTCACGGGGATAGATGATCCTTATGAACCGCCACTAAACTGTGAG ATCGTCTTGCAGCCAAAACCAGAAACTTGCACATCTCCATGTGAAATGTCTGAAATTATAGTGTCATATTTGGAAGatcatggatacttgcaagCTTAA